The region atttcttgaagaCTACAAACTCTTTCATTAACACGTAAattgatttgaatatttaatGTAAAGAGATAATAGCTTAGACATAAATTAGGTTAAAGTAATAAAAACTCCCTTTTAATCATTGTTTCTTAAGCGGCGCGTAAACCAAAAAAGCATAAATACTTTGAGATGAAGGGAGTATATGTAACGAGAAACACATGTTGTTTCGAGATTTGCAGTTAATTAATCTTTTATTATGTCAACATTTCTAAAGAAAACAAACGTTTGCCCGTGAACCCCGTTCAGCATTTAGAGAGAACAAAATACTAATACAATTTCTTTAGCAAAGTGAATGCTCTAAGCTAGAAAAAAATACACAGCTGCAAAGTACTCACTATTTGTTCCAGCAAAAAATGGTCACTGTCGAGGAGCTCCGTCGGGCACAACGAGCCGAGGGGCCAGCCACCGTGTTGGCCATCGGAACAGCCAATCCTTCCAATTGTTTTGATCAAAGCACTTATCCTGACTATTATTTTCGTGTCACTAACAGTGAGCATAAGACGGAGCTTAAGGAGAAGTTTAAGCGCATGTGTAAGATAATTTACTCTCCTTTTGTAATACattccattttattttttcttatgtCTTTTTCAAACTGCCTTGTGATGTGTTACTTGatccgagggtctttcggaagcAGCCTCTCTATCTCGGGGTAAGGTTTGGGTACACTCTATCCTCTCCAGACCCCACCAATGAGAATACGTACActaagtatgttgttgtttgtttgttttaatttttcttatctTCGTTGCACCTACGAGCCAAGGGAGGAGCTCTCCTTGTCCAAAAGGAGTCATTTTACACCCCTTTTGTCAGGAAATTATATAATTGTGCAGATATGTTACTTCTTTTTAATGTATATACATTATATGTTGAATTCTCTTGACTTTTTTGTGTGtttactcttttatattttgatttttttttcattaaaatcCCAAATTCACTACTAGGAGCATGTTAATGAACCTTGCACGGGTGGTATTGAAACTCAAATAACGTTTTAGTTAATATTGGTttacatttttcatatgttacaggtGCTGGATCAATGATTAAAAAGAGATATTCACACTTAACAGAAGAAATCTTGAAAAAGAATCCTAATATTTGTGGATACAAGGCACCTTCCTTTGATGTTAGGCAAGAAATAGCAATTGTTGAAGTGCCAAAACTTGGAAAAGATGCAGCCCAAAAGGCCATCAATGAATGGGGTCAGTCCAAATCCAAGATTACTCATTTGGTCTTTTGCACCACTACTGGTGTGGATATTCCTGGGGCTGACTGCCAACTCATTGAACTTCTTAGGCTTGGTCCATCAATTAAGCGACACATGATGTACCAACAAAGTTGCTTTGGTGGTGGCGCCGCTCTCAGATTGGCCAAGGACTTAGCGGAGAATAATAAGGGTGCTCGAGTCCTTGTTGTTTGCTCAGAATTAATGAATGTGATGGGCTTCCATGGCCCAAGTGACACTGACTTAGATGTTTTGGTTGGTCAATCCCTCTTTAGTGATGGGGCATCCGCTGTCATTATTGGATCAGATCCTATCTTCGAAGTGGAAAGGCCTTTGTTTGAGCTTGTATTCGCAAATCAAACTCTTCTCCCGGATAGTGGACATGTAATTTATGCTAAACTTAGTGAGGCTGGATTGATATCCCATATACATAAGGATACTCCTACCTTAATCTCAAAAAATATCGAGAAAATTTTAGTGGATATATTTCGGCCAATGGATATTTTTGACTGGaattcaatcttttgggtaGCTCATCCAGGTGGACGTGcaattttggatcaaattgaACTAAAGTTGGGCCTAAAGCCTGAAAAATTCAAGGCTACAAGACATGTCATAAGTGACTATGGAAACATGGGCAGTGCCTCTGTTTTGTTTGCTTTGGATGAGATGAGGAAAGCCTCTATTAAGGAAAGGTTGGGTAGCACAGGTGAAGGCCTTGAGTGGGGTGTGCTTTGTAGTTTTGGGCCTGGATTAACAATTGAGGCAATCGCCCTTCGTAGTATCTCTATTTAAGTtaggatttattttgtttatcgATTTAAGTTTGAATTGCCTCTTTGCTTTACATTCTTTTTATTTGCTATTATATACTTGTCGTTACTATTTCACATTACAAATAATGATACTCTTAACTAACTAAATCAAATAACTCACTTTATTTCTTGCTATCTTTATCTTCTTGGAGGTCTAAGTAATAATTTTGATCCTTAAGTTACTGCTTTATTATGATTCTGATCTGTGTATTACTCAACTAAGCATATTCATCGATCCTTCAATCAAACAAACAGTATAGTTTTAATTCAATCACTTCTAAGCAAACAGACTGTTATCTCCGAAATATCTATTTGTCTTTCAgaaattaaaaacaaataaataagtcGAGAACCTATATAAATGTCTATCTCCCGTTGAGGAAATTGAAAGAACGAACGAGTGAGCTATGTCAAGATTCAGATACATAGTGGCATGCACCATACAAAATTTAATGGGATCATTACCCATAACTTTGTAATCCATAGACCATAATGTAGGCATGGCCGCATGGCAATTAATAATTCACCTTGGTTTTGGTGCTTGATGCACCACATTATCTTGaagcaaaaatataaaaagtttaGTACAAAGTACAtcctaaaaaatgaatttaacaATAATAAATTTAGTCCTCTGCGCGTTAATGATGAAATAGTCGGATTagttttttgtatattttagtaTCTTATTAATGTTCCATCCAaaagataaattaaataatttaatttgtggTTCATGTTGACCGAATTATTGTTTCATCTATCAGCTTCATCTTTGTTGACCTTTCCCAGCTCCAACAACCCTACACTTCTACTTATTCTAAATTCTATTCTCTAAAAGACTTCCTTACCCTTTGTTTacttcttaatgtcatttcCAAGGACAAAATTGAGCTTTAATACAAGACTTCGAATAAAATATAAAGGATTTTTTGCATAAATAAATGTGATACAAATAATTACGTGCAGTTGAAGATATTCAAAGATATTCTTACACTAAATTATGACAAATGATAGGAGTATCTTTTTGTTTAACGTTTCATCTTCAAGATATTCTTATACATACTAACAATGAAAATTGCATTAGTCCCATAATTTTGATCTAGTTGTAAGAATGCAATACAAGTTATGTGTGTCAGACATAGGATAACCCTATTGGCGGCTCTCAACTAAAACTTAATATTTAGGTGGAAAAGATTAAATTGATGAACCCATTATATATTGATTTTGAAATTACAACACTAATCCtcaatgattatttttttcttataaaagGAAGAGCGAAATAGGCGTAGGTAAACTTCCCCTTACGACCGTGATGCTTAGTTTTCTTATAATATGATAAGGAGGGAAGAATAATTATCACGCTGCATATTATGTAAAGATGAAAATTTCATTTACGCGCTCAAGTAAAGGGAAGAATACTTTTTCTGTCATGtcagtttttaatttttaataggTACACATTTGTTAAGACTTAAGTATCTAATAAAAGGATCCAACAAGTTTAAATGAGTTTACCTCTTATAAATTTTTCTCTGAAAAATTGAGACGTGATCGACATATTCAACAAAAAttaaccttataaaataaatactcttTTGTTTTCCACTTTTCCAATTTCAACTATTGCTAATCATTTGATTGgcccaaaataaataatagcTACCTTCTTTTGTTTTCCACTTATTTACaattagtccatatttttcaacTATAGCCAAAATGCTAATCATAatgattggaaaaaaaatctttttcaaactaaacagtttttaatgttccataaatcacggtctcattctcttccatatctaatcacatatctcattcaacatctaatcattcacataaaatttgaattcaaaactcTCTTaatatttttcccaaaatataactaaaaaaatCTCTTATTAATGTTCCATAAATCATGCAAAGCTTGATTTGTTCAATTAAATAGTGACAAGTTGAGATTGTAGACATGGTTTTGTGTTCGATTAAAATTATTCAATGAaattacattattaaaaatcaaaaatattagtTATTGAGTGCAATaactattatttaaaataagatggGAAAACTTGACTCcataaaaaaaactttaatccTTAGTTTTTGATTCAACGTATTTTATACGTTATGATtgtattttttagtgtattctAATTGATCTAAGATTTGAATCGATGATATATTTCACTTGTATTTTGTGTGTATTTTAGAAGTATTAaaattgttctttaatttttgaagtacattgtatagaaaaatggattttatggttcaataatgaattcaagtgTACCATgaatatatagagaaaatgcataatttcttatataaaatatattgaaaatatatatatattgaaatgctttaattttttaggttatacaagaaaaatataaatgtaataaaAACGAATTCAAATCTACGATTAGACTATACAACAAAGTCATtaccaaaatacataaaacttcttctaaaatcttcataaaaataatgtcgcaaatatatcaaaaaaaagttggagaaaaaaaaaaacaacttaaaacATAAGCGTTCTGAAATCTACTCCCGAACATCTactaaaatatatcataatatatatatattggtggtTGCTCGTTATCAATAAATGCATTCGGGGTTGCCTTGTCGATTTGCGTCGTATCTCATACGGAGAAACTTTgcatcaatttctttttttcgtCAAGATATTTTTTACAttaacaaaacatgaaaaaataacaaaataacaaattaactTAAATAACAACGCATTCAAGATATACTGAAAATATACTATAAATACAATGCaaatatatcaatgtcaaatgCCACTTTGGTTGTCACTACAtaaattctacaaaatatactttgATAAAAAGTAAGCACAAAttcaaaatcacataaatttacaagtaacaaattagtagaaaaaatatatcacacacaattaaaaacacaaactaattgaaataataaaaaatacaacaaaaatatacttaaaatgtacGCAAAATACGGATACGGTTTGAAAAAACGAGGAATTAAGCCGAAGTTCAaaacacaaactaattgaaataataaaaaatacgacaaaaatatacttaaaatgtatGCAAAATATAGATGTCGGTGAATTGAAAAAACGGGAATTATTCATCAAAAAATAcgataaaaatatacttaaaatgcaagtaaaatacataggCTTGAAGTGAatcattaataagaaaaaatacctcTTGGAGAACATAAATATTTTTACTCTTGTCCAATAACAAAAACTTCATACGTATTGAAAAATTCGGTGGTCGGCGACGGAGGCGTCTAGGAACGAGTAATGGCGGTTAAATGATTTGATCTTTAATATTTTACTCGTTCAAATAGGTACGGATCCGACCGTGTCAAATAGGTGGTCTTTTTAATTGCTACGAATCGACCATGCAATAACGGATTCAAAAAGAGAAGACGGTTGACGCTTGGAGAGATCACGCGAGAAAGACGTGGTCTAAAATGACATGAGGATGAATGATACATGGATCcctcaaaacaaaaaacaaaaacaaaaaaaaccttTAAACTTCCACTGAATACAGGGAAAGATGAAAATGCGTGGCTTAGTAAAgcccaaaaagaaacaaagatgaTGAGGAAGAACACAAAAATAACGGAGAATCTTACATATTTTAGGAAATAGAGTTGAATTTTGGGGTAAAAGGTTGAAATTAATGAGCTTGATTATacgaataaaaaaaaaggaagtgaaaGAAATCGAGCCATTTGAAAAGCACGAAATTAGGGGAGATGGGGAGTTAGAACGTGTATATTTAAggaaaaggagagagagaaagtgtgCGGCTAAAAAATAGGGGTGTGGGGAGTGGTTAATTGGTAGAAAAGTGGGTAGCTATAagttgtaaaaatataatattatagctactaaacttaattattaaaaagtatagttatgtttcataaatatgtaacatagtaagatatgccaaataaaatttactttATAATAATTAATCTTTTCAAGGATCAAATGATTAGTGGTCTGAAGGTTGTAAATTAAATCATTGATTTAGACATGGTTGGGACATGGGTGAGTCtaacttataaaaaataaatgcttTAATAGTTGGTCAGTCTACTTGGATATCCTATTATGTTTTTCAATGGTACACCTGACCGAATACAAATTcttatatattaattatatatatgctttAGTGGTTAC is a window of Lycium ferocissimum isolate CSIRO_LF1 chromosome 12, AGI_CSIRO_Lferr_CH_V1, whole genome shotgun sequence DNA encoding:
- the LOC132040064 gene encoding chalcone synthase G-like, encoding MVTVEELRRAQRAEGPATVLAIGTANPSNCFDQSTYPDYYFRVTNSEHKTELKEKFKRMCAGSMIKKRYSHLTEEILKKNPNICGYKAPSFDVRQEIAIVEVPKLGKDAAQKAINEWGQSKSKITHLVFCTTTGVDIPGADCQLIELLRLGPSIKRHMMYQQSCFGGGAALRLAKDLAENNKGARVLVVCSELMNVMGFHGPSDTDLDVLVGQSLFSDGASAVIIGSDPIFEVERPLFELVFANQTLLPDSGHVIYAKLSEAGLISHIHKDTPTLISKNIEKILVDIFRPMDIFDWNSIFWVAHPGGRAILDQIELKLGLKPEKFKATRHVISDYGNMGSASVLFALDEMRKASIKERLGSTGEGLEWGVLCSFGPGLTIEAIALRSISI